Proteins from a genomic interval of Chionomys nivalis chromosome 7, mChiNiv1.1, whole genome shotgun sequence:
- the Sh3bp5l gene encoding SH3 domain-binding protein 5-like, whose product MADFKKAPGGRETPQGELRPEVVEDEVPRSPVAEEPGGGGSNSSETKLSPREEEELDPRIQEELEHLNQASEEINQVELQLDEARTTYRRILQESARKLNTQGSHLGSCIEKARPYYEARRLAKEAQQETQKAALRYERAVSMHSAAREMVFVAEQGVMADKNRLDPTWQEMLNHATCKVNEAEEERLRGEREHQRVTRLCQQAEARVQALQKTLRRAIGKSRPYFELKAQFSQILEEHKAKVTELEQQVAQAKTRYSVALRNLEQISEQIHARRRGLPPHSLGPRRSSPVGAEAGPEGIEDGDSGIEGAEGGGLEEGSSLGPGPGPDTDTLSLLSLRTVASDLQKCDSVEHLRGLSDHASLDGQELGPQSRGRRGSDGGVRGGRHQRSVSL is encoded by the exons ATGGCTGATTTCAAAAAGGCTCCAGGAGGCCGAGAGACTCCCCAGGGGGAACTGCGGCCAGAGGTGGTAGAGGATGAAGTCCCTAGGAGCCCAGTCGCAGAGGAGCCTGGAGGTGGTGGAAGCAACAGCAGTGAGACCAAGTTGTCCCCTAGAGAGGAGGAAGAACTGGATCCTAGGATACAG GAGGAGCTGGAACATCTGAACCAGGCTAGTGAGGAGATCAACCAGGTGGAACTACAGCTAGAT GAGGCCAGGACCACTTATCGGAGGATCCTGCAGGAGTCTGCAAGAAAGCTTAACACTCAGGGCTCTCACTTGGGGAGTTGTATTGAGAAGGCCCGGCCCTACTATGAGGCTCGACGACTGGCTAAGGAG GCCCAGCAGGAGACACAGAAGGCAGCATTGCGCTACGAGCGGGCTGTGAGCATGCACAGTGCCGCCCGGGAGATGGTCTTCGTGGCTGAGCAGGGTGTCATGGCTGACAAAAATCGACTGGACCCTACCTGGCAAGAGATGCTCAACCATGCTACCTGTAAG GTgaatgaggcagaggaagagcgGCTTCGAGGTGAACGGGAGCATCAGCGTGTGACTCGGCTGTGCCAGCAGGCTGAGGCTCGGGTCCAGGCCCTGCAGAAGACCCTCCGGCGAGCCATTGGCAAGAGCCGCCCCTACTTCGAGCTCAAGGCCCAGTTCAGCCAAATCCTGGAG GAGCACAAGGCCAAGGTGACAGAACTGGAGCAGCAGGTGGCACAGGCCAAGACCCGCTACTCAGTGGCGCTGCGTAACTTGGAGCAGATCAGCGAGCAGATTCATGCTCGGCGCCGGGGCTTGCCTCCTCATTCCTTGGGTCCACGACGATCCTCCCCTGTGGGAGCTGAAGCTGGTCCTGAGGGCATTGAAGATGGGGACAGTGGGATTGAAGGGGCAGAGGGCGGGGGCCTGGAAGAGGGCAGCAGCCTTGGGCCTGGTCCAGGCCCAGATACGGACACATTAAGCCTGTTGAGCCTGCGCACCGTGGCCTCTGACTTGCAGAAGTGTGACTCAGTGGAGCACCTGCGTGGCCTCTCAGACCACGCCAGTCTAGATGGCCAGGAGCTGGGACCCCAGAGCCGGGGACGCCGGGGAAGTGACGGTGGAGTCCGAGGGGGCCGGCACCAGCGCAGTGTCAGCCTGTAG